The Vicia villosa cultivar HV-30 ecotype Madison, WI linkage group LG1, Vvil1.0, whole genome shotgun sequence genome includes a region encoding these proteins:
- the LOC131623641 gene encoding E3 ubiquitin-protein ligase RMA3-like — protein MAFQQCFPGDMKTIPTSVSEAENSNGCFDCNICLDFANEPVVTLCGHLYCWPCIYKWLHVQSDDYLGVDEHPQCPVCKDNISHTTMIPLYGRGGQAPSSEKSSCFNDGFVPPRPSASGAQALLNLGTASQGDHQQRLLPYRNPYRGQYYRQEDDVTSQMLNLGASVTSGSQHNPVVGMFGEMVFSGVFGSSRNSYQTLRNNGSRLSRQELETDKFLNRISNFLVCCVFVCLIVF, from the coding sequence ATGGCATTTCAGCAATGTTTTCCGGGTGACATGAAAACCATTCCAACTTCAGTATCAGAAGCGGAAAATTCCAACGGTTGTTTCGACTGCAACATCTGCCTAGACTTCGCGAACGAGCCCGTAGTCACGCTTTGCGGCCACCTATACTGCTGGCCTTGTATCTACAAGTGGCTTCATGTTCAAAGTGATGATTATCTTGGAGTCGATGAACATCCGCAATGTCCTGTGTGCAAAGATAACATATCGCATACAACGATGATACCGTTGTATGGCCGCGGAGGGCAGGCTCCGTCGAGTGAGAAATCGTCATGTTTTAATGATGGTTTTGTACCACCTAGGCCATCTGCTTCAGGTGCTCAGGCTCTTTTGAATTTGGGGACCGCGTCTCAAGGCGATCATCAGCAGCGGCTGCTTCCCTATCGTAATCCTTATCGCGGTCAATATTATCGACAAGAGGATGATGTTACTTCGCAAATGCTCAATCTTGGTGCTTCTGTGACCTCAGGATCTCAGCACAATCCTGTGGTTGGGATGTTTGGGGAGATGGTTTTTTCCGGAGTGTTCGGAAGTTCGAGGAATTCTTATCAGACGTTGCGAAATAATGGCTCTAGATTGAGTAGGCAGGAGCTGGAGACTGATAAGTTTTTGAatagaatttcaaattttctggTCTGTTGCGTTTTTGTATGTCTTATTGTATTCTAA